In the genome of Magnolia sinica isolate HGM2019 chromosome 2, MsV1, whole genome shotgun sequence, one region contains:
- the LOC131237110 gene encoding dolichol-phosphate mannosyltransferase subunit 1, with translation MEETQQQPKKKSKYSIIVPTYNERLNIALIVYLIFKHLRDVDFEVIVVDDGSPDGTQEIVKQLQQVYGEDRILLRARPKKLGLGTAYSHGLKHASGDFIIIMDADLSHHPKYLPSFIRQQVETNASIVTGTRYVRGGGVHGWNLMRKLTSRGANVLAQTLLWPGVSDLTGSFRLYRRSVLEDVINSCVSKGYVFQMEMIVRASRKGYHIEEVPITFVDRVFGSSKLGGSEIVEYLKGLMYLLLTT, from the exons atggAGGAGACGCAGCAACAACCGAAGAAGAAGAGCAAATACAGCATTATAGTCCCCACCTACAACGAGCGTCTCAATATAGCCCTCATCGTCTACCTCATCTTCAAGCATCTCAG GGATGTTGATTTCGAAGTCATTGTGGTAGACGATGGGAGTCCTGATGGAACTCAAGAAATTGTAAAACAGCTGCAACAAGTGTATGGGGAGGATCGCATA CTATTAAGAGCAAGACCAAAGAAGCTTGGTCTAG GAACTGCTTACTCTCATGGACTGAAGCATGCGTCTGGCGACTTTATTATAATCATGGATGCTGATTTATCCCATCAT CCGAAATATTTGCCAAGCTTCATCAGGCAA CAAGTGGAGACTAATGCAAGTATAGTTACTGGGACCCGATATGTACGAGGTGGTGGTGTGCATGGATGGAATCTTATGCGCAAACTGACAAGTAGAGGAGCTAATGTGCTTGCTCAAACACTTCTATGGCCTGGAGTGTCAGATTTGACTGGTTCTTTTCG GCTTTATCGGAGATCTGTTCTTGAAGATGTCATCAACTCATGTGTCAGTAAAGGATATGTCTTTCAAATGGAAATGATTGTTAGGGCTTCTAGGAAGGGATACCACATTGAAGAG GTTCCCATAACCTTTGTCGATAGAGTTTTCGGTAGCTCGAAACTAGGAGGATCAGAGATTGTCGAATATCTCAAGGGCCTCATGTATTTGTTGCTCACGACCTGA